Proteins from one Embleya scabrispora genomic window:
- a CDS encoding flavin-dependent oxidoreductase, with protein sequence MRVAIVGGGIAGLTCALSLHAAGFRPRVSEAARTIEAVGVGINLLPHAVRELAELGLADELAAIALPPSRLGYHDRAGGPIWAEPLGLAAGYRWPQFSVHRGRLHMMLLAAVRERLGPDAVRTGLMFRGFERTSGGIRAHFRDRASGAPAVEDADVLVGSDGIDSVVRARLHPDEGAARWNGVHMWRGVARHPHILDGRSIVVAGGTPGAKFVAYPIEDPATPGGEALLNWVLEVRHGPSVEPPNPSHRRVPAAEARAGLAEWDLPWLDPMSLVERSSTILEYPMLDRDPLPRWSFGRVTLLGDAAHPMFPMGMNGGSQSIVDARVLAWCLAREPDPVAALDRYDALRRGTVNAIVLANRNLGPEEIIARAAEHAGPLSADRAEEIATRYKRLAQATVAQVNTHASWTVPHPAPDPRRREAPGPAPTSTGGELTTPPSGTTA encoded by the coding sequence ATGAGGGTCGCGATCGTGGGCGGCGGAATCGCCGGGTTGACCTGTGCCCTGAGCCTGCATGCCGCCGGGTTCCGGCCGCGGGTGAGCGAGGCGGCGCGGACGATCGAGGCGGTGGGGGTCGGGATCAACCTGCTGCCGCACGCCGTCCGGGAGTTGGCCGAGCTGGGTCTGGCCGACGAGTTGGCCGCCATCGCGCTGCCCCCGTCCCGCTTGGGCTACCACGATCGGGCGGGCGGGCCGATCTGGGCGGAGCCGCTGGGCCTGGCGGCCGGCTACCGGTGGCCGCAATTTTCGGTGCATCGCGGCCGGCTGCACATGATGTTGTTGGCGGCGGTACGCGAACGCCTGGGGCCGGACGCCGTCCGCACCGGCCTGATGTTCCGAGGCTTCGAGCGGACATCGGGTGGGATTCGGGCCCATTTCCGGGACCGCGCGAGCGGCGCGCCTGCCGTGGAGGACGCCGACGTGCTGGTCGGCTCCGACGGCATCGACTCGGTGGTCCGCGCCCGGCTCCACCCCGACGAGGGCGCCGCGCGGTGGAACGGCGTGCACATGTGGCGCGGGGTCGCCCGTCATCCGCACATCCTCGACGGCCGTTCGATCGTGGTGGCCGGCGGCACCCCCGGGGCGAAGTTCGTCGCGTATCCGATCGAGGACCCGGCGACCCCGGGCGGCGAGGCGCTGCTGAACTGGGTGCTGGAGGTACGACACGGGCCGTCCGTCGAACCGCCGAATCCCTCGCACCGTCGCGTCCCGGCGGCGGAGGCCCGCGCCGGCCTGGCCGAGTGGGACCTGCCGTGGCTCGACCCGATGTCGCTGGTCGAGCGCTCCTCGACGATCCTCGAGTATCCGATGCTCGACCGCGACCCGCTGCCCCGATGGAGTTTCGGCCGCGTCACGCTGCTGGGCGACGCCGCCCACCCGATGTTCCCGATGGGCATGAACGGCGGTTCGCAGTCCATCGTCGACGCCCGCGTACTCGCCTGGTGCCTGGCCCGGGAGCCCGACCCCGTGGCCGCGCTGGACCGCTACGACGCCCTGCGCCGAGGGACGGTCAACGCGATCGTCCTGGCCAATCGCAACTTGGGCCCGGAAGAGATCATCGCGCGTGCCGCCGAGCACGCAGGCCCCCTGTCCGCCGACCGGGCCGAGGAGATCGCGACCCGATACAAGCGGCTGGCGCAGGCCACGGTGGCGCAGGTCAACACTCACGCGTCGTGGACGGTCCCGCACCCCGCCCCCGATCCGCGCCGCCGAGAAGCACCCGGCCCCGCCCCCACGAGCACCGGCGGCGAACTCACCACCCCACCGTCCGGAACGACGGCGTAG
- a CDS encoding alpha/beta fold hydrolase yields the protein MSDNASRGNVVLVHGGFVDGAGWQGVYEALVDDGYTVAVVQNPTLSLDDDVLVTRRVIDAQPGPVTLVGHSYGGAVITEAGNHDKVTALVYVAAFAPDKSESVNTLIADPPPGAPVPPILPPVDGFLLLDREKFPESFAGDLPLAQARFLADSQVPWGVEALAGAVATPAWRTKPSWYLVASEDRMIPPPAQQAMAERIGATTVEVAGSHAIYVSQPAAVADLIKRAAGA from the coding sequence ATGAGCGACAACGCATCGCGCGGCAACGTCGTCCTCGTCCACGGCGGCTTCGTGGACGGCGCCGGCTGGCAGGGGGTGTACGAGGCCCTGGTCGACGACGGCTACACCGTGGCCGTCGTGCAAAACCCCACGCTGTCCCTGGACGACGACGTGCTCGTCACCCGGCGGGTGATCGACGCGCAGCCGGGACCGGTCACCCTGGTCGGCCACTCGTACGGCGGCGCGGTGATCACCGAGGCCGGCAACCACGACAAGGTCACGGCGCTGGTGTACGTCGCCGCCTTCGCGCCGGACAAGAGCGAGTCGGTGAACACGCTGATCGCCGACCCGCCGCCCGGCGCGCCGGTGCCGCCGATCCTGCCGCCGGTGGACGGCTTCCTGCTCCTGGACCGGGAGAAGTTCCCCGAGTCCTTCGCCGGCGACCTGCCGCTCGCCCAGGCCCGGTTCCTGGCCGACTCACAGGTGCCGTGGGGCGTCGAGGCCCTGGCGGGCGCGGTGGCCACGCCGGCCTGGCGCACGAAGCCGTCGTGGTACCTGGTCGCCTCCGAGGACCGGATGATCCCGCCGCCGGCGCAGCAGGCCATGGCCGAGCGCATCGGGGCGACGACGGTCGAGGTGGCGGGCAGCCACGCGATCTACGTGTCGCAGCCGGCCGCCGTCGCCGATCTGATCAAGCGGGCCGCCGGCGCCTGA
- a CDS encoding helix-turn-helix transcriptional regulator produces the protein MDDRTGAETGTGIHDLFGASGGGHAPTIDDGILVGRAADLARLGAFVVEVGDRGGSLVLLGDPGVGKTALLGVFAREAEAAGIRVLHTVGVQYRAQTGYGALRQLLTSVADVRSRAGAMPVLAAVADLGHAAVSGRQEAVAAAVVSLFTDLSRERPTVLVLDDAQWLDPASAVVFAHVAGALAGVARAGMVCAVRVGDESFFAHGGLPSYELGPLSEAASEELLVRRFPSLAARVRRRLMADAEGNPLALLELPAALTDSQRSAGRALPRRIPLSRRLQAAFASRITVLPAATRHLLLVAALEGSGNLLVVRRAVAGRCDLKHLAPAERVDLVRVDDTTGRLGFRHSLIRSAVVDLSTSDQRRGVHRALAEAWAGVPEQRVWHLAQAAEEPDERIAALLEETAETGARRGDGPSAVAALVRAADLSPAAAEQARLLAKAAYVGANITGDLREVPRLLEHARRIHPDSDSPAATVAATMYLLNSHGDVDTAHRLLSGAIALQPEPYDLSDPTLLEALSTLLIVCVYGARAGLWAGYDAALAKCISVPDTLRLLRATFADPAHARPSDWDRLDAAVAAVADTSDPVRIVRIGTAGAYVDRLGAMDEPLLRTARGGSGGENHFPAIQASFLWGSHAWFTGRWVELRDVVGNGLALCEEFHYPLRSWTGKFVLACVSAACGDFATARSLAEGMDQWGASRRARAVTCYAAHVKTLLALSQGDFESAYHHACRISPAGTLAPFVGHALWAILDTVEAAARTGRHDKARDHVAAAREAGLDTVSPRLRIVLGACAAMASRNDAEALRHFGEALADEDAERWPFDHARIRLYCGERLRAGGAPIPARPQLAAAVEGFERLGAAPWAQRAREELRACVDDVPRIGALTPQEHRIASLAATGLSNKQIGERLFLSPRTVSSHLYRVFPKLGITSRAGLRDALGGTRR, from the coding sequence ATGGACGACCGCACCGGCGCGGAGACCGGAACCGGGATCCACGACCTCTTCGGCGCCTCGGGCGGCGGCCACGCGCCCACCATCGACGACGGGATACTGGTCGGCCGCGCGGCGGACCTGGCGCGGCTCGGCGCGTTCGTCGTCGAAGTCGGCGACCGTGGCGGGTCGTTGGTACTGCTCGGGGATCCGGGGGTCGGAAAGACGGCGCTGCTGGGCGTGTTCGCCCGGGAGGCCGAGGCCGCCGGGATTCGGGTGCTGCACACCGTGGGTGTGCAGTACCGGGCCCAGACCGGATATGGGGCGCTGCGGCAACTGCTGACCTCCGTTGCGGACGTGCGGTCCCGGGCCGGCGCCATGCCCGTCCTGGCCGCGGTGGCGGATCTGGGACACGCGGCCGTGTCCGGGCGGCAGGAGGCGGTCGCGGCGGCCGTGGTGTCGCTGTTCACGGATCTGTCCCGTGAGCGGCCCACCGTGCTCGTGCTGGACGACGCGCAGTGGCTGGACCCGGCAAGTGCCGTGGTGTTCGCCCATGTGGCGGGTGCGTTGGCGGGGGTGGCCCGGGCCGGCATGGTGTGCGCGGTCCGGGTCGGTGACGAGAGCTTCTTCGCCCACGGCGGCCTCCCGTCGTACGAGCTGGGCCCGCTCTCCGAGGCCGCGTCGGAGGAACTCCTCGTCCGCCGCTTTCCCTCGCTCGCCGCGAGAGTGCGCCGGCGGCTGATGGCGGACGCCGAGGGCAACCCGCTCGCGCTGCTCGAACTGCCGGCCGCGCTCACCGACTCCCAGCGCAGCGCCGGCCGGGCTCTGCCGCGACGCATCCCGCTCAGCCGGCGGCTTCAGGCGGCCTTCGCCTCCCGGATCACGGTGTTGCCGGCGGCCACCCGGCATCTGCTGCTCGTCGCGGCCCTGGAGGGCAGCGGCAACCTGCTGGTGGTGCGCCGGGCCGTGGCCGGGCGGTGCGATCTCAAACACCTCGCCCCCGCCGAGCGGGTCGACCTCGTCCGCGTCGACGACACGACGGGCCGGCTCGGGTTCCGGCACTCCCTCATTCGCTCGGCGGTGGTGGACCTGTCCACCAGTGACCAGCGGCGCGGTGTGCACCGTGCGCTCGCCGAGGCGTGGGCGGGGGTACCCGAGCAGCGGGTGTGGCACCTGGCGCAGGCGGCGGAGGAGCCCGACGAGCGGATCGCCGCGCTGCTGGAGGAGACCGCGGAGACCGGCGCCCGTCGCGGTGACGGGCCGAGCGCGGTGGCGGCGCTGGTGCGCGCCGCCGACCTGAGTCCGGCGGCGGCCGAGCAGGCCCGACTGCTCGCCAAGGCCGCGTACGTCGGAGCGAACATCACCGGCGATCTGCGCGAGGTGCCTCGCCTGCTGGAGCACGCCCGCCGGATCCACCCCGACTCCGACTCGCCGGCCGCCACGGTGGCCGCCACGATGTACCTCCTCAACAGCCACGGCGACGTCGACACCGCGCACCGCCTGCTGTCCGGCGCCATCGCACTCCAACCCGAGCCCTACGACCTGAGCGACCCCACCCTGCTCGAAGCCCTGTCCACGCTGCTCATCGTGTGCGTCTACGGCGCCAGGGCGGGCCTGTGGGCGGGCTACGACGCGGCGCTGGCCAAGTGCATCTCGGTCCCGGACACCCTGCGTCTGCTGCGGGCCACGTTCGCCGACCCGGCCCACGCCCGCCCGTCCGACTGGGACCGGCTCGACGCCGCCGTCGCGGCCGTGGCCGACACCTCCGACCCGGTCCGCATCGTACGCATCGGCACCGCGGGCGCGTACGTCGACCGCCTCGGCGCCATGGACGAACCGCTGTTGCGCACGGCGCGGGGCGGAAGCGGCGGCGAGAACCATTTCCCGGCCATCCAGGCGTCGTTCCTGTGGGGCAGCCATGCCTGGTTCACCGGCCGGTGGGTCGAGCTGCGCGACGTGGTCGGCAACGGGCTGGCGCTGTGCGAGGAGTTCCACTACCCGCTGCGGTCCTGGACCGGGAAGTTCGTCCTCGCGTGTGTGTCCGCGGCCTGCGGCGACTTCGCGACCGCCCGCTCGCTCGCCGAGGGGATGGACCAGTGGGGCGCCTCCCGCAGAGCACGCGCCGTCACCTGCTACGCCGCGCACGTGAAGACGCTACTCGCGCTGTCCCAGGGCGACTTCGAGTCGGCCTACCACCACGCGTGCCGGATCTCGCCCGCCGGGACACTCGCCCCGTTCGTCGGACACGCGCTGTGGGCGATCCTGGACACGGTCGAGGCGGCGGCGCGAACCGGCAGGCACGACAAGGCGCGCGACCACGTCGCGGCGGCTCGCGAGGCGGGGCTCGACACGGTCTCGCCGCGCCTGCGCATCGTCCTGGGCGCGTGCGCCGCCATGGCGTCGCGCAACGACGCCGAGGCCCTGCGCCACTTCGGCGAGGCCCTGGCCGACGAGGACGCCGAACGGTGGCCGTTCGACCACGCCCGCATCCGGCTGTACTGCGGCGAACGGCTGCGGGCCGGCGGGGCGCCCATCCCGGCCCGCCCGCAACTGGCCGCGGCCGTCGAGGGCTTCGAACGGCTCGGCGCGGCGCCCTGGGCACAGCGCGCCCGCGAGGAGCTGCGCGCCTGCGTCGACGACGTCCCGCGGATCGGCGCGCTCACCCCGCAGGAGCACCGGATCGCGAGCCTGGCGGCGACCGGCCTGAGCAACAAGCAGATCGGCGAGCGCCTGTTCCTGTCCCCGCGAACGGTCTCCTCCCACCTGTACCGGGTGTTCCCCAAGCTGGGCATCACCTCCCGGGCCGGCCTGCGCGACGCCCTCGGCGGCACCCGGCGGTGA
- a CDS encoding MerR family transcriptional regulator, giving the protein MRIGEIAALVGVTPRAVRHYHHLGLLPEPVRRGNGYREYGIRDAVLLARIRRLSELGLGLDEVRDVLADDEGRELVEVLRELDEDLGRQEALVRERRARLAVLLEEARAGRLTAEGPLSPELTALLAGLGEVPASPMAVKDREVLALLDTVIPEEDRVRLMESLRGMEAHAGEVYGLLDDLAEAEPDDPRVAGAAAVLAALLPDDVAMRYPDTAGRGLAEAVFADMAPAQSAAIRRAIELVRQRREGPS; this is encoded by the coding sequence ATGCGAATCGGCGAGATCGCCGCCCTCGTGGGAGTCACTCCTCGGGCCGTGCGGCACTACCACCATCTCGGACTGCTGCCCGAGCCCGTACGGCGAGGCAACGGATACCGCGAGTACGGCATCCGGGACGCCGTGCTCCTCGCCCGGATCCGGCGGCTGAGCGAACTCGGGCTCGGCCTCGACGAGGTGCGGGACGTCCTCGCGGACGACGAGGGCCGCGAACTGGTGGAGGTGCTGCGGGAGTTGGACGAAGACCTCGGCCGGCAGGAAGCGCTCGTCCGGGAGCGGCGCGCGCGGCTCGCCGTACTCCTCGAGGAGGCACGGGCCGGCCGGCTGACCGCCGAGGGGCCGCTGTCACCGGAGCTGACCGCGCTGTTGGCGGGTCTCGGCGAGGTGCCGGCCTCCCCGATGGCGGTGAAGGACCGGGAGGTCCTGGCCCTCCTGGACACCGTGATCCCCGAGGAGGACCGGGTGCGGCTGATGGAGTCGCTGCGCGGCATGGAGGCGCACGCGGGCGAGGTGTACGGCCTGCTGGACGACCTCGCCGAGGCGGAACCGGACGACCCGCGCGTGGCCGGCGCCGCGGCCGTACTCGCGGCCCTTCTGCCCGACGACGTCGCCATGCGGTACCCCGACACCGCCGGACGCGGTCTGGCGGAAGCCGTCTTCGCGGACATGGCGCCGGCCCAATCGGCGGCGATCCGCCGCGCGATCGAACTGGTGCGGCAACGAAGGGAGGGACCATCGTGA
- a CDS encoding nuclear transport factor 2 family protein translates to MSAATSPTERNRAVVEAMFAAANKGDIEGVLSHLSDDIAVIEPLFLPFGKAYHGKDEFLALAQVLPDYLDISSITVHYTIADGDRVAACVGITDIATGEPTRFIEQFTVKGGKIVENRLFYHDAGTLVDKPKVVQRTRSSPSTAQWS, encoded by the coding sequence ATGTCCGCGGCCACGTCACCGACCGAGCGCAACCGCGCGGTCGTCGAAGCCATGTTCGCCGCGGCGAACAAGGGCGACATCGAGGGAGTCCTCTCCCACCTGTCCGACGACATCGCGGTCATCGAACCGTTGTTCCTGCCCTTCGGGAAGGCGTACCACGGCAAGGACGAATTCCTCGCCCTCGCTCAAGTCCTGCCCGACTACCTCGACATCTCCTCGATCACGGTGCACTACACCATCGCCGACGGCGACCGCGTCGCGGCGTGCGTCGGCATCACCGACATCGCGACCGGAGAGCCGACCCGGTTCATCGAGCAATTCACCGTCAAGGGCGGCAAGATCGTCGAGAACCGGCTCTTCTACCACGACGCCGGCACCTTGGTCGACAAGCCCAAGGTGGTCCAGCGCACCCGGTCCTCGCCGTCGACCGCGCAGTGGTCGTGA
- a CDS encoding aldo/keto reductase, with amino-acid sequence MRNAMLGSLRVSRIGLGTMTMAGTYTSGGGLDDAESVRAIHRALDLGVTHIDTAESYGPFHSEEIVGRALEGRRDRAVIATKFGILSHGGDATAMFDSSPANIRTAVEGSLKRLRTDRIDLYYQHRVDRSTPIEETIGAVAELVAEGKVLHIGLSEAAPDTIRRAHAVHPISALQTEYSLWTRDVESELLPLLRELGIGLVPYAPLGHGFLTGGIRTPEEIPEGDWRKTNPRFVGEAFRQNLRLVEEVRAVAGEVGATPAQIALAWLAAQGGDIAPIPGSRRVARVEENTAADDVVLTADRLRRLDTLTPATGARHDDFNESTIDR; translated from the coding sequence ATGCGGAACGCGATGCTCGGGAGCCTGCGGGTTTCCCGGATCGGCCTGGGCACCATGACCATGGCCGGCACCTACACCTCGGGTGGCGGCTTGGACGACGCCGAATCCGTCCGCGCCATCCATCGCGCGCTCGACCTCGGCGTCACCCACATCGACACCGCGGAAAGCTACGGCCCGTTCCACAGCGAGGAGATCGTCGGGCGGGCGCTGGAAGGCCGGCGCGACCGGGCCGTCATCGCCACGAAGTTCGGCATCCTGTCGCACGGCGGGGACGCGACCGCCATGTTCGACAGCAGCCCGGCCAACATCCGTACCGCCGTCGAGGGGTCTCTGAAGCGTCTGCGCACCGATCGGATCGATCTCTACTATCAGCACCGGGTCGACCGGAGCACCCCCATCGAGGAGACCATCGGCGCCGTGGCCGAGCTGGTCGCCGAGGGCAAGGTCCTGCACATCGGCCTGTCCGAGGCCGCTCCGGACACGATCCGCCGCGCACACGCCGTTCATCCGATTTCCGCGTTGCAGACCGAGTACTCCCTGTGGACCCGCGATGTCGAGAGCGAGTTGCTGCCTCTGCTGCGCGAGCTGGGTATCGGCCTGGTCCCCTACGCGCCGCTCGGGCACGGGTTCCTCACCGGCGGGATCCGCACGCCGGAGGAGATCCCCGAGGGGGACTGGCGCAAGACCAATCCGCGGTTCGTCGGCGAGGCCTTCCGACAGAACCTGCGGCTCGTGGAGGAGGTACGGGCCGTCGCGGGCGAGGTCGGCGCGACCCCGGCCCAGATCGCGCTGGCGTGGCTGGCGGCCCAGGGCGGGGACATCGCCCCGATCCCCGGAAGCCGGCGCGTCGCCCGCGTCGAGGAGAACACCGCCGCCGACGACGTCGTTCTGACCGCCGATCGGTTGCGGCGGCTCGACACCCTCACGCCGGCCACCGGCGCCCGGCACGACGACTTCAACGAGTCCACGATCGACCGCTGA
- a CDS encoding helix-turn-helix domain-containing protein, producing MDEQEAARSAVREFLTTRRARVTPADAGLPPQGARRRVKGLRREEVALLAGVSPEYYVRLERGQATGPSAGVVDAVAGVLRLDEDERAHLDRLLAALTPAARKRRRRVGKDPVSPGIRLLLDSMDHLPAMVFNGRFDILAANTLGRALLAPMYDLHEQPNCARFLFLEEPRARDLFPEWDRITADTVAMLRIEAGRHPDDPDLTALIGQLATRSPHFRTRWASNDVRVHRAGTKTFRHPLIGEITLPYETLHIDAASSRILIVHTPQPGTLEADAIRLLASWNADNQRNINPTA from the coding sequence ATGGACGAACAGGAGGCCGCCCGCTCCGCGGTCCGCGAGTTCCTGACCACCCGCCGTGCCCGGGTCACCCCCGCCGACGCCGGCCTTCCTCCGCAGGGCGCCCGCCGTCGGGTGAAGGGCCTGCGCAGGGAGGAGGTCGCGCTGCTCGCCGGGGTCAGCCCGGAGTACTACGTGCGGCTCGAACGCGGCCAGGCGACCGGGCCCTCCGCCGGCGTCGTCGACGCCGTCGCCGGGGTCCTGCGCCTGGACGAGGACGAACGCGCCCACCTCGACCGGCTGCTCGCGGCCCTGACCCCCGCGGCCCGCAAGCGGCGACGCCGGGTGGGGAAGGACCCGGTCAGCCCGGGAATCCGGTTGCTGCTCGACTCGATGGACCACCTACCCGCGATGGTCTTCAACGGCCGGTTCGACATCCTCGCGGCCAACACACTGGGGCGCGCACTCCTGGCACCGATGTACGACCTGCACGAACAGCCGAACTGCGCCCGCTTCCTGTTCCTCGAAGAGCCCAGGGCCCGGGACCTGTTCCCCGAGTGGGACCGGATCACGGCCGACACGGTGGCGATGCTGCGCATCGAGGCCGGCCGCCATCCCGACGACCCCGACCTGACCGCTCTGATCGGTCAACTCGCCACCCGCAGCCCGCACTTCCGGACACGCTGGGCAAGCAACGACGTCCGCGTCCACCGCGCCGGCACCAAGACCTTCCGACACCCGCTCATCGGCGAGATCACACTGCCCTACGAGACCCTGCACATCGACGCCGCCTCCAGCCGGATCCTCATCGTCCACACACCCCAACCGGGCACCCTCGAAGCCGACGCGATCCGCCTCCTGGCCAGTTGGAACGCCGACAACCAACGGAACATCAACCCGACAGCATGA
- a CDS encoding cadmium resistance transporter, which yields MESGIVGQAVGLFAVTNVDDIVILALFFARGAGHRGAARRIVLGQYLGFAGILAVAGAAAFGATFLPGSAIPYLGLLPVALGVKAAWQAWEHRGEADGERDGASGGPKALEIAAVTFANGGDNIGVYVPVLTTAGVGGMAVYAVVFLALVAVWCLAGRCFATRPVVAKALSRWGHILLPVVLIAIGLLILVEGGAFGL from the coding sequence GTGGAGTCGGGCATCGTGGGGCAGGCCGTGGGCCTGTTCGCCGTGACGAACGTCGACGACATCGTGATCCTGGCGCTGTTCTTCGCCCGGGGAGCGGGGCACCGCGGCGCGGCTCGGCGGATCGTGCTCGGCCAGTACCTCGGCTTCGCCGGGATCCTCGCCGTCGCCGGAGCCGCCGCGTTCGGCGCCACGTTCCTGCCCGGGTCGGCCATCCCGTACCTGGGCCTGCTTCCCGTCGCGCTCGGCGTCAAGGCGGCCTGGCAGGCATGGGAACACCGCGGCGAGGCCGACGGGGAGCGGGACGGGGCGAGCGGTGGCCCGAAGGCCCTGGAAATCGCCGCCGTCACCTTCGCCAACGGTGGCGACAACATCGGCGTCTACGTCCCGGTGCTCACCACCGCCGGAGTCGGCGGGATGGCCGTGTACGCGGTCGTGTTCCTGGCGCTGGTCGCGGTGTGGTGCCTCGCCGGCCGCTGCTTCGCCACCCGCCCCGTCGTCGCCAAGGCGCTGAGCCGCTGGGGCCACATCCTGCTCCCGGTGGTGCTGATCGCCATCGGCCTGCTCATCCTCGTCGAAGGCGGCGCGTTCGGGCTGTAG
- the gntD gene encoding guanitoxin biosynthesis L-enduracididine beta-hydroxylase GntD, with translation MTHTASTPPDLDGDGTIPRLDLTAQESAVLRDVAERLVDADPARPLDRQLDTIAVRAQELPVRVRTVLTRFRLTGQPYGGLLLSGLTLDPTLIGPTPTDQSNPPRSRELDCATALLLLIGSLLGSPFSSLTQQSGRLTGDMFPVPEHEHEKLGSSSTTMLHWHIEDAFHPHRADWLVLLGLRNHDDIATTFVPVTDLDLDPDIKRVLFEERFVILPDKSHSTTLRTPMTGNSDHHPSAETFERIIAATHRPRELAVLTGDPDAPFLCIDPPYMRRRLRDPEAERALDTLIDTIDRSLRDVVVAPGQALIVDNKRAVHGRRPFRARYDGTDRWLRRVKVTADLRPTEGRRFGPHGRALV, from the coding sequence ATGACGCACACCGCATCGACGCCACCGGATCTCGACGGCGACGGCACCATCCCACGTCTGGATCTGACCGCACAGGAAAGCGCGGTGCTCCGCGACGTGGCCGAACGACTGGTGGACGCCGATCCCGCCCGCCCCCTCGACCGGCAACTGGACACCATCGCGGTTCGCGCGCAGGAACTGCCCGTCCGCGTCCGCACCGTCCTGACCCGCTTCCGGCTGACCGGTCAGCCCTACGGCGGACTCCTCCTGTCGGGACTCACCCTCGACCCGACCCTGATCGGCCCCACCCCCACCGACCAGAGCAACCCGCCACGCTCCCGCGAACTGGACTGCGCCACCGCGCTGCTGCTGTTGATCGGCTCGCTGCTGGGCAGCCCCTTCTCCTCCCTCACCCAGCAATCGGGCAGGCTGACGGGGGACATGTTCCCCGTGCCCGAACACGAGCACGAAAAGCTGGGCTCGAGCTCGACGACGATGCTGCACTGGCACATCGAAGACGCCTTCCATCCCCACCGCGCCGACTGGCTCGTCCTGCTCGGCCTGCGCAATCACGACGACATCGCCACGACCTTCGTCCCCGTCACGGACCTGGACCTCGACCCCGACATCAAACGCGTCCTGTTCGAGGAACGATTCGTCATCCTCCCCGACAAATCCCACTCCACGACTCTCCGGACCCCCATGACCGGAAACAGCGACCACCACCCCAGCGCCGAGACCTTCGAACGCATCATCGCGGCGACGCACCGGCCACGCGAACTCGCCGTCCTCACCGGCGACCCCGACGCGCCCTTCCTCTGCATCGACCCGCCCTACATGCGGCGCCGCCTCCGGGATCCCGAAGCCGAACGCGCCCTCGACACATTGATCGACACGATCGACCGATCCCTGCGCGATGTGGTCGTCGCACCCGGGCAGGCACTGATCGTCGACAACAAACGGGCCGTCCACGGCCGCCGCCCGTTCCGGGCCCGCTACGACGGCACCGACCGCTGGCTGAGGCGCGTCAAGGTGACCGCCGACCTGCGCCCCACCGAGGGACGCCGGTTCGGCCCCCACGGCCGTGCGCTGGTGTAG
- a CDS encoding SDR family oxidoreductase translates to MKVWLVTGAGRGLGTHIVRAALDAGHRVVATGRRPARIEQVFGEHDDLLVARLDITRPAEAETAVAAAVERFGRVDVLVNNAADSYPGYFEEIPPERMRAQIESTLMGPMNVTRAVLPYMRRERGGHIITISSIDGLAGLEFCAAYATAKFGVEGWMESLRFDIEPFGIRTTIVNPGLFRTELLSEPSTTWPESSIEDYAGRTATMLPAWRLKNGRQAGDPAKLAASLIRIAEAAEPPLRWIVGDDALATAEAKARQLLAQVEASRASGSGLNHAPPSDESRVRPSTPTGPGAGSRHDEPTATGIGATATADPSPYPPTGHPPPQPSDPGVKPPEQGIQQ, encoded by the coding sequence ATGAAGGTCTGGCTCGTCACCGGTGCCGGACGGGGCCTGGGCACCCACATCGTCCGGGCGGCGCTGGACGCCGGCCACCGCGTGGTGGCGACCGGTCGCCGCCCCGCACGCATCGAGCAGGTGTTCGGCGAACATGACGACCTGCTGGTGGCCCGGTTGGACATCACCCGACCCGCCGAAGCCGAGACCGCAGTCGCGGCGGCGGTGGAGCGGTTCGGACGCGTCGACGTACTGGTCAACAACGCCGCCGACTCCTACCCAGGCTACTTCGAGGAGATCCCACCCGAACGGATGCGGGCCCAGATCGAGTCCACCTTGATGGGGCCGATGAACGTCACCCGCGCCGTCCTGCCGTACATGCGACGCGAGCGCGGTGGTCACATCATCACGATCTCCTCGATCGACGGCTTGGCCGGCCTGGAGTTCTGCGCCGCCTACGCCACCGCCAAGTTCGGTGTCGAAGGATGGATGGAATCGTTGCGCTTCGACATCGAACCGTTCGGCATCCGCACCACCATCGTCAACCCGGGCCTGTTCCGTACCGAACTGCTGAGCGAACCCTCCACCACCTGGCCCGAGTCGTCGATCGAGGACTACGCCGGGCGCACCGCCACCATGCTGCCCGCATGGCGACTCAAGAACGGCAGGCAAGCAGGCGACCCGGCCAAACTCGCGGCGTCGCTGATCCGGATCGCCGAGGCCGCGGAGCCGCCGCTGCGCTGGATCGTCGGTGACGACGCACTGGCCACCGCCGAGGCGAAGGCCAGGCAACTCCTCGCCCAGGTGGAGGCGTCCCGCGCATCCGGCAGCGGCCTGAACCACGCACCGCCCTCGGACGAGTCACGAGTGCGGCCGTCGACCCCGACCGGCCCCGGCGCCGGCTCCCGTCACGACGAACCGACCGCCACGGGCATCGGCGCGACGGCGACCGCAGACCCGTCGCCATACCCGCCGACCGGTCATCCGCCGCCCCAGCCGAGCGACCCGGGCGTGAAGCCACCAGAACAAGGGATTCAGCAATGA